A single Opisthocomus hoazin isolate bOpiHoa1 chromosome 1, bOpiHoa1.hap1, whole genome shotgun sequence DNA region contains:
- the CFAP91 gene encoding cilia- and flagella-associated protein 91 → MELETLPVITEIPATVKAPMFRSMFSVLVRFPDYSLCLEGKDPVLPFIDRRWRGRAQQRLEALQQLAAAQSSLQIPRIAYEDPEISGRNRYKYFAQPLIPSSKLLPLNVAYAMAKTEPCVHSAARDTKAFGPKLRTLGTQTDYRDGEAQTDPYSPEYVVPSGSIPELLTLATLTWGRGLPAGLAEVEMIERAREKRAWEATLPAMDSASRIAKRKKMMDDMERKEWAFREQEIEKLQEVRLEVLKKLLQRREENQNELDAKRLDDHWQNHQKAKEEKIKKIQHDYALKLRKLIAKRNNVMGKLERRDIIKEYTDFASQTYAPLSRIGYFPDNHSERYVVKNFYLNTFAGLCELEASLPDSVTQVKIKAPKPKYITTKTGFIKRSARLEVVLAQVHQALLEKKNKVKEPKKPLRFLEKVQKPVPRPPTPILEKPSIEEEETELAVICLQKLLRGRAVQNMMFEGKEKRLELIQELRTTHALQKDGQLLLKAEKQMTLALQQQHDLKMHKLSSAENHLAREEGRVLANIFDFLSKELVRLQEERKIHAFVMLAERQRRMREAEESGRREVEERRRQAEDEIFKQVVKVHQSTIESYLEDIILSSMESTAEEQAREEIQRMAVEINDIAYEMESRRTRLQSEEIVAELVYDFLIPEAEKMAIREKVRQSQRKHIHAAHQIIHRHTERVMADLALHRETSASEIKGDPPAGTAAGRSAADSTCSAPVARELAKPLCEESPGETAVNPSDGSDKDPTGC, encoded by the exons GTAAAGGCACCAATGTTCAGAAGTATGTTCAGCGTCTTGGTCCGTTTCCCGGACTACAGTCTGTGCTTGGAGGGCAAAGATCCAGTGCTTCCATTTATTGACCGAAGGTGGAGAGGGAGGGCTCAGCAGCGCCTGGAGGCTCTTCAGCAGCTTGCTGC AGCTCAATCTTCTCTTCAGATACCTCGAATTGCCTATGAAGATCCTGAAATTAGTGGAAGGAACCGCTACAAATATTTTGCACA ACCTCTCATCCCTTCTAGTAAGCTGCTTCCACTCAATGTTGCTTACGCAATGGCAAA GACAGAGCCCTGTGTCCATTCAGCTGCAAGAGACACCAAGGCCTTTGGTCCCAAGTTACGAACTTTGGGCACACAGACAGATTACAGGGATGGTGAAGCCCAGACGGATCCTTATTCCCCTGAATATGTAGTTCCCAGTGGCTCCATCCCTGAACTTCTGACACTTGCTACACTCACCTGGG GTCGGGGGCTACCAGCAGGATTAGCTGAGGTGGAGATGATTGAACGTGCCCGGGAAAAACGTGCATGGGAAGCGACTCTTCCAGCCATGGACAGTGCCTCACGAATAGcgaagaggaagaaaatgatggACGATATGGAGAGGAAGGAGTGGGCCTTCAGAGAACAGGAAATAGAGAA gTTGCAGGAGGTTCGACTGGAAGTCTTAAAGAAGCTGCTGCAGAGGCGAGAGGAGAATCAGAATGAGCTGGATGCCAAGCGCTTGGATGACCACTGGCAAAATCATCAGAAGgctaaggaagagaaaataaaaaagattcagCACGACTATGCACTGA AGCTCAGGAAATTGATAGCTAAGAGGAATAATGTGATGGGGAAGCTGGAGAGACGTGATATCATCAAAGAATATACTGACTTTGCATCACAAACATACGCTCCTTTGTCTAGAATTGGGTATTTCCCAGACAACCATTCTGAACGCTATGTGGTAAAAAACTTCTATCTTAACACATTTGCAG GACTGTGTGAACTGGAAGCATCTCTCCCAGATTCTGTCACCCAGGTTAAGATTAAAGCTCCAAAACCTAAGTACATTACCACTAAGACTGGATTTATTAAAAGATCAGCAAGACTAGAGGTAGTGCTGGCACAAGTTCACCAG GCACTACTGGAGAAGAAGAATAAAGTCAAGGAGCCAAAGAAGCCCCTCCGTTTCCTGGAAAAAGTACAAAAGCCTGTTCCTCGGCCACCCACTCCTATCCTGGAAAAACCATCAATT gaggaagaggaaacgGAACTGGCAGTGATCTGCCTGCAGAAGTTGCTCCGAGGCAGAGCTGTTCAGAACATG atgtttgaggggaaggagaagcggCTGGAACTGATCCAAGAGCTGCGCACCACTCACGCACTCCAGAAGGATGGAcagctgctgttgaaggcagAGAAGCAAATGACACTGGCTCTACAGCAACAGCATGACTTGAAAATGCACAAG ctgtcatCAGCTGAAAACCACTTGgccagggaagaaggaagggtaCTGGCGAACATATTTGATTTCCTGTCCAAAGAGCTGGTGAGGCTGCAAGAAGAACGGAAGATCCACGCTTTTGTCATGCTGGCTGAGAGGCAGAGGCGGATGCGGGAAGCAGAGGAGAGCGGACGTCGTGAGGTGGAAGAGAGGCGGCGTCAGGCAGAAGATGAGATTTTCAAACAG GTGGTGAAAGTGCACCAGAGCACTATTGAATCCTACTTAGAAGACATAATCCTGAGCAGCATGGAGAGCACAGCTGAAGAACAAGCCAGGGAAGAGATTCAGAGAATGGCTGTAGAAATCAATGACATTGCTTACGAAATGGAAAGTCG CCGAACTCGCCTACAGTCAGAAGAGATTGTAGCAGAGCTGGTTTATGATTTCCTGATTCCAGAAGCTGAGAAAATGGCAATCAGAGAAAAAG TGAGGCAGTCCCAAAGAAAACACATCCATGCTGCTCATCAGATCatccacaggcacacagagagggTAATGGCTGATCTGGCACTACATCGGGAAACATCTGCCAGCGAGATCAAGGGCGATCCTcctgctgggacagctgctggacGCAGCGCAGCTGACAGCACTTGCTCTGCCCCAGTTGCACGTGAACTAGCTAAACCTCTGTGTGAAGAAAGCCCAGGAGAGACAGCAGTGAACCCTTCTGATGGATCAGACAAGGATCCCACAGGCTGCTAG